A single genomic interval of Hevea brasiliensis isolate MT/VB/25A 57/8 chromosome 4, ASM3005281v1, whole genome shotgun sequence harbors:
- the LOC131179515 gene encoding G-type lectin S-receptor-like serine/threonine-protein kinase LECRK3 translates to MAAKKLLPYLLILALNFCGLHAQILPNISLGSSITAGTNDSWRSLSGEFAFGFYPLQNNLYLMGIWFDKIPERTLVWSANRDTPAEAGSTIRLTFAGQLFLTYSNGSVQSVYGGAAASLGFMENNGNFVLKDGNSRVIWQSFDSPTDTLLPTQVLTNGQMLFSNAKGTTDYSTGNFMLEMQYDGNLVLSAYHFSDPGYWFTGTLVSNDSLVFDSNASLYIVNSTNDVIYSLTENFSAPTGEYYHRATIDDMGNFQQYVYHKSNGSGWISMWKAIHEPCLVNAVCGVNGMCSSPDNETVTCNCIPGYIPLDPNHISKGCHPETVVNYCADPSMRNFTIAVIDDADFPFEGFADLDRVLNVDVEGCKVALMDDCYSIAASLVDSRCNKKRMPLLNARKSASTKGITAFVKVPLKSSNPGTQEGEKKNHFNFRAFLEISLIVSATLAFVFGATAIYYHPATRKFVRRKHSSDTTIGVNFREFKYVELHEATNGFSKTVGRGSSGKVYSGVLSLKNMRIEIAVKKLEKEIEKSEEEFMTELKIIGRTYHKNLVRLLGYCVENNQRLLVYELMANGTLSDLLFEEGERPSWVPRAEMVLGISRGLLYFHEECETQIIHCDVKPQNVLLDANYSAKIADFGLSKLLNKDQTRTDTNVRGTMGYLAPEWLRNAPVTSKVDVYSFGVVLLEILCCRRHIELNRVEEESEEDDLVLSDWVVSCMMKGKLEMVVRHDPEVLSDFKRFERMAMVGIWCIHPDPVLRPSMKKVTQMLEATSEVGIPPLLHDQMS, encoded by the coding sequence ATGGCTGCCAAGAAACTTCTTCCTTATCTTCTGATACTAGCGCTAAACTTCTGTGGATTACATGCCCAGATTCTGCCAAATATAAGCCTAGGTTCCAGTATTACAGCTGGAACCAATGATTCTTGGCGATCCCTCTCTGGTGAATTTGCATTTGGGTTCTATCCTCTGCAGAACAATCTCTATCTTATGGGGATTTGGTTCGACAAAATACCAGAAAGAACACTAGTCTGGTCAGCTAACCGCGATACTCCTGCAGAAGCTGGATCCACAATCCGCCTAACTTTCGCCGGTCAGCTTTTCCTAACGTATTCCAATGGTAGTGTTCAATCTGTATACGGTGGAGCGGCTGCGAGTTTAGGATTCATGGAAAATAATGGCAACTTTGTGTTGAAAGATGGCAATTCCAGAGTCATCTGGCAGAGCTTTGATTCGCCAACAGATACACTCTTACCTACTCAAGTTCTAACTAATGGCCAAATGCTCTTTTCAAATGCAAAAGGGACTACTGATTACTCAACTGGAAACTTCATGTTGGAAATGCAATATGATGGGAATTTGGTGCTTTCTGCTTATCACTTCTCTGATCCTGGATATTGGTTCACTGGAACTCTGGTCAGCAATGACAGTCTGGTGTTTGATTCTAATGCTTCCCTATACATTGTCAATAGCACCAATGATGTTATTTACTCTTTGACGGAAAACTTCTCAGCCCCGACTGGTGAGTACTATCACCGAGCAACGATTGATGATATGGGCAATTTCCAACAATATGTTTATCATAAATCAAACGGTAGTGGATGGATAAGTATGTGGAAGGCTATCCATGAACCTTGCTTGGTTAATGCTGTATGCGGTGTCAATGGCATGTGTTCTTCTCCGGATAATGAAACAGTGACCTGTAATTGCATACCAGGTTACATCCCATTGGATCCTAATCACATTTCAAAAGGGTGTCACCCTGAAACTGTGGTGAATTATTGTGCAGACCCTTCAATGAGAAATTTCACAATTGCGGTGATTGATGATGCTGACTTCCCATTCGAGGGTTTTGCAGATCTGGATAGAGTATTGAATGTTGATGTGGAGGGATGCAAAGTGGCTCTCATGGATGATTGCTATAGCATTGCTGCTTCCTTGGTTGATTCTAGATGCAATAAGAAAAGAATGCCTCTGCTAAATGCAAGAAAAAGTGCTTCTACCAAGGGAATCACTGCATTTGTCAAGGTGCCACTGAAGAGCAGCAATCCTGGCACTCAGGAAGGTGAGAAGAAAAATCATTTTAATTTTCGAGCTTTTCTGGAGATTAGTCTTATTGTTAGTGCCACTCTTGCTTTCGTGTTCGGAGCCACAGCTATCTACTATCATCCAGCTACTAGAAAATTTGTCAGAAGGAAGCACTCTTCTGATACTACTATAGGAGTCAACTTTCGAGAATTCAAATACGTAGAGCTGCATGAGGCAACAAATGGGTTTAGTAAGACCGTGGGAAGAGGATCCTCTGGTAAAGTTTACAGTGGGGTTCTAAGCTTAAAGAATATGCGGATCGAAATTGCAGTAAAGAAGCTGGAGAAAGAGATTGAGAAAAGTGAAGAGGAATTCATGACAGAACTCAAGATAATAGGCCGGACATACCACAAGAATTTGGTAAGACTATTGGGCTATTGTGTAGAGAACAATCAACGGCTTCTAGTCTATGAGTTAATGGCCAATGGCACACTATCTGATCTTCTGTTTGAGGAAGGAGAAAGGCCAAGCTGGGTTCCGAGGGCAGAAATGGTGCTTGGAATATCAAGAGGCTTGCTTTACTTTCATGAAGAGTGCGAGACCCAGATAATCCATTGTGACGTAAAGCCTCAAAATGTTCTGCTTGATGCCAATTACAGTGCCAAGATTGCAGATTTTGGCCTGTCCAAGCTATTGAACAAAGATCAAACCAGAACAGACACAAATGTAAGAGGGACAATGGGATATTTGGCACCTGAGTGGCTGAGGAATGCACCAGTGACATCTAAAGTTGATGTTTACAGTTTTGGAGTGGTGTTACTTGAAATTTTATGCTGCAGAAGGCACATTGAGTTAAATCGGGTGGAGGAAGAGAGCGAAGAGGATGATCTTGTTCTCTCGGATTGGGTTGTAAGTTGTATGATGAAAGGGAAGCTAGAGATGGTAGTAAGGCATGATCCTGAAGTATTGAGTGATTTTAAGAGGTTCGAGAGAATGGCAATGGTGGGAATATGGTGCATTCATCCTGATCCAGTTCTTAGGCCTTCTATGAAGAAGGTCACACAGATGCTGGAAGCAACGTCGGAGGTTGGAATTCCTCCTCTGCTTCACGATCAAATGTCCTAG
- the LOC131179096 gene encoding G-type lectin S-receptor-like serine/threonine-protein kinase LECRK4, which translates to MTMVLVRIFVWSLLCVLSSAQMTTSTVTLGSSITAGINSSWLSPSGDFAFGFYPLLSGLFLVGIWFDKIPERTLAWSANRDDPAKIGSTIHLRPNGQLVLTHSNGTEYLVYNGTSTISALMQDDGNFVLLDSSSKIIWQSFDFPTDTILLGQVLVMGQKLYSNANGTVDYSTGRYMLEVQMDGNVVMSAYRFADPGYWFTLTAGNQNVSLIFNQSTALLYVVNRTSIISTMTKKVPTPIEDYYHRVTINDYGNLQQLVYHKENGNKWTVVWEPDFIAAQPCTVYNICGVYGFCTSPDNKTVNCDCLPGYSPWDPNVPSKGCYPNVVMDFCAPNSSTSDFTIEVIDNADFPNGPFADMARTAPADFDQCQSEITGDCFAMAAVLVESVCYKKRMPLLNARRSFPSTSNIVAFLKVPKVNNTSEIQDNNRRKYPSGAVLLAGLLLCSIMALLFAAIAIYHHPLAQPYISIKPVPSPKPAEINLKAFSYQELRQATDGFRNKLGKGAFGTVYSGVLNIEDKDVEIAVKQLEKIIDQGEKEFLTEVQVIGLTHHRNLVRLLGFCNEQNHRLLVYELMKNGTLSNFLFGEETKPSWDKRAEIVLGIARGLLYLHEECETQIIHCDIKPQNVLLDINYTAKIADFGLAKLLMKDQTRTSTNVRGTMGYMAPEWLKNAPVTTKVDVYSFGVMLLETIFCRRHLELHQVDEAREGDDMILTDWVLCSVRTNNLKAIVSHDPDVLQDFNRFERMVMAGLWCICPNPTLRPSLKKVMQILEGTIEVGTPLIDAQMF; encoded by the coding sequence ATGACAATGGTTCTAGTTAGGATCTTCGTTTGGTCTCTTCTCTGTGTTCTCTCTTCTGCTCAGATGACTACAAGCACAGTCACCCTGGGTTCCAGCATAACTGCTGGGATTAATTCTTCATGGCTATCACCCTCTGGTGATTTTGCTTTCGGCTTCTACCCTCTTCTTAGTGGCCTTTTTCTTGTTGGTATTTGGTTTGATAAAATCCCAGAAAGAACGCTAGCTTGGTCAGCCAACCGTGACGATCCAGCTAAAATTGGATCAACCATTCATCTGAGGCCTAATGGCCAACTTGTCCTCACACACTCAAATGGAACCGAATACTTGGTATACAATGGCACATCCACTATTTCTGCTTTGATGCAAGACGATGGCAATTTTGTCTTGCTAGACTCTTCTTCAAAAATCATCTGGCAAAGCTTTGATTTTCCTACAGACACCATTTTATTAGGCCAAGTCCTGGTTATGGGCCAGAAGCTCTACTCTAATGCAAATGGAACGGTGGATTACTCGACGGGGAGGTACATGTTGGAGGTTCAGATGGATGGCAATGTTGTTATGTCTGCCTATAGGTTTGCTGATCCTGGTTACTGGTTCACCTTAACTGCTGGAAACCAAAATGTGAGCTTGATTTTCAACCAGAGTACTGCTCTTTTATACGTTGTGAATCGTACTTCAATCATATCCACAATGACAAAGAAAGTGCCTACTCCGATTGAAGATTACTACCACCGAGTGACAATCAATGACTACGGAAATCTCCAACAGCTTGTTTACCACAAAGAAAATGGCAACAAATGGACAGTTGTGTGGGAGCCAGATTTCATTGCTGCTCAGCCTTGCACGGTGTATAATATTTGTGGGGTGTATGGCTTCTGCACTTCACCTGATAATAAAACTGTCAACTGTGATTGCTTGCCTGGCTACTCACCATGGGATCCTAATGTTCCCTCAAAAGGCTGCTACCCTAATGTGGTGATGGACTTTTGTGCTCCTAATTCTTCGACTTCAGATTTCACTATCGAAGTGATTGATAATGCTGATTTCCCAAATGGGCCTTTTGCTGATATGGCAAGGACTGCACCAGCAGATTTTGATCAATGCCAGAGTGAAATCACGGGTGATTGTTTTGCCATGGCAGCTGTTTTGGTCGAATCTGTGTGTTACAAGAAGAGAATGCCTTTGTTGAATGCTAGAAGAAGCTTCCCTTCTACAAGTAATATAGTGGCATTTCTTAAAGTTCCGAAGGTAAATAACACGAgcgaaattcaagacaataacagGCGTAAATATCCATCCGGGGCTGTTCTGTTAGCAGGACTTCTGTTGTGTTCGATAATGGCTTTGCTCTTCGCAGCAATTGCCATTTACCATCACCCTCTAGCTCAGCCTTATATAAGTATCAAGCCGGTTCCAAGTCCAAAGCCTGCAGAAATAAATTTGAAGGCATTTTCCTACCAGGAGTTGCGCCAAGCAACAGATGGTTTCAGAAATAAACTTGGGAAAGGTGCTTTTGGTACTGTCTACAGTGGGGTGTTAAATATAGAGGATAAAGATGTTGAGATTGCTGTGAAGCAGCTTGAGAAGATCATTGATCAAGGCGAAAAAGAATTCCTGACAGAAGTCCAAGTAATTGGTCTAACTCACCACAGGAATCTTGTTAGGCTGTTGGGTTTCTGCAATGAGCAGAATCATCGACTTTTGGTTTATGAGCTAATGAAGAATGGGACTTTGTCCAATTTTCTGTTTGGTGAGGAGACAAAACCAAGTTGGGATAAAAGAGCAGAAATAGTACTTGGAATTGCAAGAGGCTTGTTATACTTGCATGAAGAGTGTGAAACGCAGATCATCCATTGCGACATAAAGCCACAGAATGTTCTTCTTGACATCAATTATACAGCCAAGATAGCAGATTTTGGTCTCGCAAAGCTCCTGATGAAGGACCAGACTCGAACGAGCACGAATGTTAGAGGAACCATGGGATATATGGCGCCTGAATGGCTCAAGAATGCTCCTGTGACGACTAAAGTTGATGTCTACAGCTTTGGTGTGATGTTGCTTGAGACTATTTTTTGCAGAAGGCACTTAGAGTTGCATCAAGTTGATGAAGCAAGAGAAGGAGATGACATGATTCTAACTGATTGGGTTCTGTGTTCGGTAAGAACTAATAACTTAAAAGCCATTGTCAGCCATGATCCTGATGTTTTACAGGATTTTAATAGGTTCGAGAGAATGGTGATGGCAGGATTATGGTGCATATGTCCTAACCCAACTCTCAGACCATCATTGAAAAAGGTTATGCAAATTTTGGAAGGAACAATAGAAGTTGGTACTCCTCTGATTGATGCACAAATGTTTTAA
- the LOC110654130 gene encoding primary amine oxidase translates to MAKIFHYCPLMIPPMFPFSKTLFFLLFYTLSIIPPHLCQHPLDPLTPEEITLVQTIVHSSYPNSTHILTFQYVGLEEPPKPTVLSWIRNPSRKNLHRQSFVIARIDQTTHEIIVDLSLRRIISDQVYNGYGYPLFTFEEQIAANQLPFQYAPFLESINKRGLKIEEVVCGSFSVGWFGEKKRSKRIVKVMCYYLDGTINLYMRPIEAISLIVDLEDMKIIDFKDRLTVPVPKAEGTDFRGSMQTPPFGPLLNGITVAQPHGPSFSIDGHKIRWANWDFHLSFDARAGPVISLASIFDVEKHKFRQVLYKGFVSELFVPYMDLTEEWYYRTFFDAGEYGYGLSAVPLEPLRDCPENAYFMDAYFASQNGMPVQMPNIFCIFERFSGDIMWRHTETLIPGNVVREVRPEVSLVVRMVSTVGNYDYINDWEFKQSGSIKVTVGLTGLLEVRGSIYTHKDQIEEEVFGTLLAENTMGAHHDHFLTYYLDVDVDGYANSFVKSRMQMTPVTDDKLPRKSYWRVVSETAKTESDARIKLGLDQADLLVVNPNKRTHIGNFIGYRLIPGSTTSPLLSHNDYPQIRGAFTNYNVWVTPYNKSEKWAGGLYADQSRGDNTLATWGLRNRIIENRDIVLWYTVGFHHVPCQEDFPVMPALSSGFELRPTNFFERNPVLKFRPPQSVQWPNCSANR, encoded by the exons ATGGCAAAAATCTTCCATTACTGTCCGCTGATGATCCCACCCATGTTCCCATTCTCCAAAACTCTCTTCTTCCTTCTCTTCTACACTCTCTCCATTATCCCCCCTCACCTATGCCAACACCCACTAGACCCACTAACCCCAGAAGAGATCACGCTGGTTCAAACCATTGTCCATAGTTCTTACCCCAACTCAACACACATCCTCACCTTTCAGTACGTTGGCCTCGAAGAACCACCCAAACCCACTGTCCTTTCATGGATAAGAAACCCTTCCAGAAAAAACCTACATCGCCAATCCTTCGTAATCGCCCGTATTGACCAAACCACTCACGAAATCATCGTAGACTTGTCACTCCGTCGGATCATTTCAGATCAAGTCTACAATGGTTATGGCTACCCTTTGTTCACTTTCGAAGAGCAAATCGCAGCCAACCAATTGCCGTTTCAGTACGCACCGTTTTTGGAGTCGATTAACAAGAGAGGGCTCAAAATTGAAGAGGTCGTTTGTGGGAGTTTTTCCGTCGGGTGGTTTGGGGAGAAAAAAAGGTCCAAGAGGATCGTGAAGGTGATGTGTTACTATTTAGATGGGACTATTAATTTGTACATGAGGCCAATTGAGGCTATTTCACTGATCGTTGACCTTGAAGACATGAAGATCATAGACTTTAAAGATAGATTAACGGTTCCAGTCCCAAAAGCGGAAGGAACTGATTTCAGAGGATCCATGCAAACGCCGCCGTTTGGACCGCTGTTGAATGGGATCACGGTGGCTCAACCTCATGGGCCAAGTTTCAGTATTGACGGACACAAGATTAG GTGGGCCAATTGGGATTTTCATCTAAGTTTCGATGCTCGAGCAGGTCCAGTTATATCTCTGGCATCAATATTTGATGTTGAGAAGCACAAGTTTCGTCAAGTTTTATATAAAGGGTTTGTATCAGAGCTGTTCGTTCCATATATGGACCTAACTGAAGAATGGTATTATAGGACTTTTTTTGATGCGGGTGAATATGGGTATGGTCTGTCTGCAGTGCCACTTGAGCCACTTAGGGACTGCccagaaaatgcatatttcatggACGCTTATTTTGCTAGCCAAAATGGAATGCCTGTGCAGATGCCTAACATCTTTTGCATCTTTGAGAGGTTTTCTGGGGATATCATGTGGCGTCACACTGAGACTCTGATCCCAGGCAATGTG GTTCGGGAGGTTAGGCCAGAAGTGAGCCTGGTGGTGAGGATGGTTTCAACTGTGGGCAACTATGACTACATAAATGATTGGGAATTTAAGCAGAGTGGCTCCATCAAAGTCACG GTTGGACTGACTGGTTTGCTAGAAGTAAGAGGATCAATATACACCCACAAAGACCAAATAGAGGAGGAAGTGTTTGGTACATTATTAGCAGAAAATACCATGGGTGCACATCATGATCACTTCCTTACTTACTACCTTGATGTTGATGTGGATGGATATGCAAACTCCTTTGTCAAATCCAGGATGCAAATGACACCAGTGACTGATGACAAATTGCCTAGGAAGAGTTATTGGAGGGTTGTTAGTGAAACTGCTAAAACAGAGTCTGATGCAAGGATTAAGCTTGGCTTGGATCAAGCTGATCTATTGGTAGTTAATCCAAACAAGAGGACCCATATTGGGAATTTCATTGGTTACCGTTTGATCCCTGGATCAACTACAAGTCCCCTCTTATCACATAATGATTACCCTCAGATTAGGGGAGCCTTCACTAACTATAATGTGTGGGTTACACCGTATAACAAGTCTGAAAAATGGGCAGGGGGACTGTATGCAGATCAGAGCAGAGGGGATAATACCCTAGCTACATGGGGCCTCAG GAATAGGATAATAGAAAATAGGGACATTGTGCTTTGGTACACGGTGGGTTTTCATCATGTACCATGCCAAGAAGATTTTCCAGTAATGCCAGCATTAAGCAGTGGATTTGAGCTCCGGCCAACTAATTTTTTTGAGAGAAATCCGGTGCTCAAATTCAGACCACCTCAATCTGTTCAGTGGCCAAACTGCTCTGCAAATAGATGA